A genomic stretch from Pomacea canaliculata isolate SZHN2017 linkage group LG2, ASM307304v1, whole genome shotgun sequence includes:
- the LOC112557066 gene encoding cubilin-like yields the protein MMMGSFCCDYKRINQHFKMYKGTTKDQSSLIAIKSKYNKIAVDEAPSTVLMEYIANYTSNFSLSITMLATQNSTCGSAINASAGEGDIDVQRSTTHYLNKFHRNGICAWTIEAEEDEVIQLLITELDMRTVVPEAGYSDSSYLEIYDGVQTDSSLLVRARSDDELLPVTSRTRLLLIVLTLNEDFGFADAYFAARYKSFNKSAILRDCGGDISGDEGVVLSPNYPANYDNLRVCEWRITVEDPFFVRMEIHDIDIGPLFAPYPCAGDSLLFTGAYPSGDSGSNFRLCGMRINDYGLVIYSVNNSMTMRFVSDWEDNGRGFNASWRKACQWPQQTTEGWIQSPGFPSSYPDNVNCLYEIQIPYYQAGYFITFTFDSFNLQEPDSKGSCIYDYLEILQVPWNNPGYVIPPEAKKVCGREPRQSLTTYFPTTLHFVTDSNITKGGFNISFVRTMAGCGENLLVGDKGFVTSPNYPGTFPPGLRCETTIRVEPGHNITLTFESFSLGYENNNCLWSMRGILEVYDKNSSGSILIGTYCGYSSPQPITSTSNEVTLVFTSSYNYFDTGFNATYVSTSALTGKYLSFLMYEVFSAVIFQVVDVLEVQFYEIV from the exons ATGATGATGGGTTCCTTTTGTTGTGATTACAAGAGGATAAatcagcattttaaaatgtacaaaggAACAACTAAAGATCAAAGTTCTTTGATCGCAAT TAAATCCAAATATAACAAGATTGCCGTAGATGAGGCACCCAGCACCGTGCTTATGGAGTACATCGCCAACTACACATCTAACTTTTCTCTCTCAATTACTATGCTGGCTACACAGAACT caacatGTGGTTCAGCGATCAATGCCAGCGCTGGAGAAGGGGACATCGATGTTCAAAGATCTACAACTCATTATCTCAACAAATTCCACAGGAACGGGATCTGCGCCTGGACTATCGAAGCTGAAGAGGATGAAGTTATTCAGCTCCTCATTACAGAATTAGACATGCGAACTGTAGTACCCGAAGCTGGCTACTCGGACAGCAGTTACCTGGAGATTTACGATGGAGTACAAACAGACAGCAGCTTACTTGTCCG AGCGCGCAGTGATGATGAGCTGCTCCCTGTAACATCCAGGACCCGGCTACTTCTGATTGTGTTGACCCTTAACGAAGACTTTGGCTTCGCTGATGCTTATTTTGCAGCTCGGTACAAGTCTTTTAACAAATCTGCCA tCCTGAGGGATTGTGGCGGGGACATTTCTGGTGACGAGGGTGTTGTGTTGTCTCCAAACTACCCGGCCAACTACGACAACCTACGAGTGTGTGAGTGGAGGATCACAGTGGAAGATCCCTTCTTCGTTAGAATGGAAATACATGACATCGACATAGGACCATTGTTTGCCCCGTATCCCTGTGCTGGAGATTCTTTGCTG TTCACAGGTGCATATCCCAGTGGAGACTCAGGGTCGAACTTCCGACTATGCGGAATGCGCATCAACGACTATGGACTTGTGATATATTCTGTAAACAACAGCATGACGATGAGGTTTGTCTCTGACTGGGAGGATAATGGACGAGGTTTTAACGCGTCCTGGAGAAAAG CATGTCAGTGGCCACAGCAGACTACAGAGGGCTGGATTCAGTCGCCAGGGTTTCCCTCCAGCTACCCGGACAATGTGAACTGTTTGTATGAGATACAGATACCTTATTACCAAGCTGGTTACTTCATTACCTTCACTTTTGACAGCTTCAATCTGCAAGAGCCGGATTCCAAAGGATCTTGCATATACGACTATCTGGAG ATCCTTCAAGTTCCATGGAATAACCCGGGATATGTCATACCTCCAGAGGCCAAGAAGGTCTGTGGAAGAGAACCAAGGCAAAGCTTGACCACCTATTTTCCAACCACTCTACACTTTGTCACAGACAGCAATATAACAAAGGGTGGCTTCAACATTTCGTTTGTGCGGACAATGGCTG GATGTGGCGAGAATTTGCTTGTCGGTGATAAAGGTTTCGTCACTAGTCCTAATTATCCAGGGACATTTCCTCCAGGCCTTCGCTGTGAGACCACCATACGAGTAGAACCTGGACACAACATCACCTTGACCTTTGAGTCATTTTCCCTGGgctatgaaaataataattgcttGTGGTCTATGAGAGGTATCTTGGAAGTCTACGACAAAAATTCATCAGGATCAATTCTGATTGGGAC ATACTGTGGGTATTCATCACCCCAGCCTATCACGTCGACCAGCAATGAGGTGACCCTCGTCTTCACATCCAGCTATAACTATTTCGACACTGGGTTCAACGCAACATACGTATCGACTTCAGCATTGACCGGCAAGTATTTATCTTTTCTGATGTATGAAGTATTTTCAGCAGTAATATTTCAAGTTGTAGACGTACTTGAAGTACAATTTTATGAAATAGTTTAG